The nucleotide sequence AAGGGTTTTCCTGCCTTGAGCTCCAGCGGCAACTGGGGCTTAGCCGATATGAGACCACTTTCCGTCTGATGCACAGGATACGGTCAGCCATGGGACAACGAGATGAGCTTTATATCCTCAGTGACATGATTGAATATGACGAGTGTTATATGGAAACCGTACAGGAGAACCAGATCTTGGGTCAGCTTAAACGTGGAAAAGGCAGCCAGAAACAGACCGCAGTAGCGGTGGCGGCCGAATCGGTACCCTTGGAAGACCTGGATTCCGGGCAGAAAACAAAGCGCTGTGGCTATTTCAAAATGAGGGTCATGGACAAAGTGGACTGCGAGAGTGTCAATGCCTTTATCCGGGCCAATACCGTAGGGGATGTGGTACTGTTTACAGACAAGAACACGGCCTACTCGAAAATAGAGGAAGTGGTGGCCACCCATTTGGCCGTTCCATCGGGAAAGGAGTCCGTAAACGACACCTTAAAATGGGTACACAAAGCAATCAGTAATCTTAAAAGAACCCTGTTGGGGGTATATCACATGATAACTTATAAATATTTACAGAACTATTTAAATGAGTTTGTTTACAGATTGAACCGAAGATATTTTGGCAAAGGACTCTTTGAAAGGCTCGTTATTGCGGGCACTTACCCATACGTGCAGTAAAACGGATACACATAAAGTATTTTATAGTATTTGGTATTTCAAAAAATATATCAAAAATATTTTTTTAATTAACGTATTTACTTGGTGTATCATCCCTAATGAAGTGTATCAATTTGAAATTAGTATATTAAGCTAACTTTGATGTACATTAAAAAAACATGTTATGTTAACTTTTGTTATTGTCTTTTCAGTGGTGCTAGTCATTCTTTATTTCATTGTTTCCAATAATTCTAATCAAGCGGTATCAAAAAAGAAAGTGCCAGTAATTAAGGCTGATGAAAATAATAGAAATAGTGAAGAATTGTATGATATTAAAGTAGAAGAAAATACTGGGAACAGCTACAAAGTATCTGTGAATTTAAATGAAGAGGAATTTATTAGAAGGGCTGAAAAAGGTACTTTATCATTTGATATCAAAAAGACTGATGATATATATGATATTTCTGGTTTTTTTGGTTCTGAAAAATCCTCACCTAATGGTGTTTATCAGATTTGCTTTTCTGAGGGTTATTTAGAAGATGGAAAAAGAAAGCGGGGGAAATTGGCATTAATAAAAAATAACAAGCTTGTTTATAAGAAAAGTGTCAGTAGACCTAATGATTGTTTAGTTAGTAATGATGGTATTGTAATTTGCTGTGATTGGATAAATTACGATGGTGATCCATCTGGTAGGTTTATAATTTTTGATTCTGAAGGAAATCAGATTTTTACACTTAAGACAAGAGCAAATTTAGGTTTGTGTGCAATTAGTGAGGATTCTCAATATGCTGTTTTTGAGACTCATAATATGGATAATATTCATGGTGATAAATTGTTTATTATTGATGTCCCTAAAGCTGACGTGATAAAAAAATTAGTACGTCCATGTGGAATTAAAGAGTTAGATATATATTCCGTTTCCAAAGAAATTTCCATTCTGAACAGTGATGATTATGAAGTGATAATAGATTTTGAAGGTCGCCAGACTAACATTGAGGATTATGAGAATCAAGTGAGAAAAAAGGGGAATATTAGAGATGTACTATCTTTATACAACGGAATACCACAAAACAAAAAGTTTTCAGACCCTAGATATATTGAACTAATAAACAAAGCTGTAGATAGTGAAGATAAGATTTATGGATTAGATCAAATTTTTCGAAATCTAGGGGAATTCTATGAGGAAAAAGGTGATATAAAAAAGACCGTTGAAAATTGGGAAATAGCTATAAAAATCAATCCAAAAGTTGGCGTAAAAAGAAGGTTAACATCATATAAGAAGGGGCATTAATTAGCCTTTTTTTTGTTTAAACAAAACGTTCGTTAATTACTGAATTAGGTATTTTTTATTTTTCAAAAAATTGAAAATGCAAAATATATTTTTGTTTGACAGTTGT is from Echinicola marina and encodes:
- a CDS encoding IS1595 family transposase — translated: MNLIEFTGHFPDEESCEQYIKKYREKSGIRCKNCEKITRHYWFANGRFFECSSCRRRSSLKSGTVMENSKLPLRIWLLAMLFMSATKKGFSCLELQRQLGLSRYETTFRLMHRIRSAMGQRDELYILSDMIEYDECYMETVQENQILGQLKRGKGSQKQTAVAVAAESVPLEDLDSGQKTKRCGYFKMRVMDKVDCESVNAFIRANTVGDVVLFTDKNTAYSKIEEVVATHLAVPSGKESVNDTLKWVHKAISNLKRTLLGVYHMITYKYLQNYLNEFVYRLNRRYFGKGLFERLVIAGTYPYVQ